The proteins below come from a single Chryseobacterium bernardetii genomic window:
- the nuoL gene encoding NADH-quinone oxidoreductase subunit L: MENLVYAIVLLPLLGFLINGLFGKNLPKILVGSLATAVVFGSFCIAVSLFMNFNSESQPVIVKAFEWFRVNGVQINFGFQIDQLSLMMVMIITGIGSLIHLYSIGYMSHDKGFYKFFTYLNLFIFSMLLLVMGSNYLILFIGWEGVGLCSYLLIGFWYTNEEYGKAARKAFIMNRIGDLALLIGIFMIAAQTNAVDYLSVAENASKFELDGTVIIFITASLFIGATGKSAQVPLYTWLPDAMAGPTPVSALIHAATMVTAGIYLVVRSNFLFTLAPTVQGGILFIGFLTAALAGFYALRQNDIKKVLAYSTVSQLGFMFIALGLGAYTTAMFHVMTHAFFKALLFLGAGSVIHAMSNEQDMRFMGGLKKYIPLTHATFLIGTLAISGFPLLSGMISKDEILVAAFAKNPIYWVILFVLAAMTATYMFRLYYLTFHGEFRGTEEQKHHLHESPSNMTLPLIVLAILSVIGGFINLPHFIGHGHYAKLMEWLKPVLTEQSYSQMEATLSGVPFNTEMILLAATVLMFFSVWFIVRNTYVKKKKMAVAEENYTGWEKLSAKKLYVDELYNALIVKTVEGLGRGGKMFDKGILDRFVNFVGDGAEDSGKAMKRVQNGNVETYILIMSLAVGIILIVNFLLQ; the protein is encoded by the coding sequence ATGGAGAATTTAGTATATGCAATAGTACTTTTACCACTTTTAGGGTTTCTTATTAACGGTTTATTCGGGAAAAATCTTCCAAAAATATTGGTTGGATCTTTAGCAACAGCTGTGGTTTTCGGATCATTCTGTATTGCGGTAAGCCTTTTCATGAATTTCAATTCTGAAAGCCAGCCTGTAATCGTAAAAGCTTTTGAATGGTTTAGAGTAAACGGAGTTCAGATCAATTTTGGATTCCAGATCGATCAGCTGTCTTTAATGATGGTAATGATCATTACGGGTATCGGTTCACTGATCCACTTGTACTCTATCGGATATATGAGTCATGATAAAGGATTCTATAAGTTCTTTACTTACCTGAATCTTTTCATCTTCTCAATGTTACTTTTAGTGATGGGAAGCAACTACCTTATCTTATTCATCGGATGGGAAGGTGTAGGTCTTTGTTCTTACTTATTGATCGGATTCTGGTATACCAACGAAGAGTACGGTAAAGCAGCAAGAAAAGCTTTCATCATGAACAGAATTGGTGACTTGGCATTATTGATCGGTATCTTCATGATTGCTGCTCAAACGAATGCTGTAGATTATCTTTCAGTAGCAGAAAACGCTTCAAAATTTGAATTGGACGGAACAGTGATTATCTTTATCACAGCGAGTTTATTCATCGGTGCTACCGGTAAATCTGCTCAGGTTCCATTATATACATGGTTACCGGATGCGATGGCCGGGCCAACTCCTGTTTCTGCGTTAATTCACGCGGCAACGATGGTAACAGCGGGGATCTATTTAGTGGTAAGATCTAACTTCTTATTTACTTTAGCACCTACTGTACAAGGAGGAATTTTATTCATCGGATTCTTAACGGCAGCTTTAGCAGGATTCTATGCACTACGTCAGAACGACATCAAAAAAGTATTGGCATACTCTACTGTTTCACAGCTTGGATTTATGTTCATCGCTTTAGGGCTTGGTGCGTATACAACAGCAATGTTCCACGTAATGACGCACGCTTTCTTTAAAGCTTTACTATTCTTGGGTGCAGGTTCTGTAATTCACGCGATGAGCAACGAACAGGACATGCGTTTCATGGGAGGTCTTAAAAAATATATTCCTCTTACACACGCTACATTCCTGATCGGAACATTAGCAATTTCAGGTTTCCCTTTATTATCAGGGATGATCTCTAAAGACGAAATTTTAGTAGCAGCTTTCGCTAAAAATCCAATCTACTGGGTAATCCTATTTGTTTTAGCGGCAATGACTGCAACGTATATGTTCAGACTATACTACCTGACTTTCCACGGAGAGTTCAGAGGTACTGAAGAGCAAAAACACCACTTACACGAAAGCCCGTCTAATATGACATTACCTTTGATCGTATTAGCTATCCTTTCTGTAATAGGAGGTTTCATCAACCTGCCACACTTCATCGGTCACGGACACTATGCTAAACTGATGGAATGGTTAAAGCCAGTTCTTACAGAACAAAGCTACAGCCAAATGGAAGCTACTCTTTCAGGAGTACCTTTCAACACTGAAATGATCTTATTAGCAGCAACAGTATTAATGTTCTTCTCTGTATGGTTCATCGTAAGAAACACGTACGTGAAAAAGAAAAAGATGGCTGTGGCAGAAGAAAACTATACCGGATGGGAAAAGCTTTCTGCTAAAAAATTATATGTAGACGAACTTTACAACGCATTGATTGTAAAAACTGTTGAAGGATTAGGACGCGGAGGAAAAATGTTTGATAAGGGTATCTTAGACCGTTTTGTAAACTTTGTAGGTGATGGTGCTGAAGACAGCGGAAAAGCTATGAAGCGTGTACAAAACGGAAATGTAGAGACGTATATTCTTATCATGTCTTTAGCTGTGGGAATTATATTAATTGTTAACTTTTTATTACAATAA
- the nuoK gene encoding NADH-quinone oxidoreductase subunit NuoK, translating into MGEVNTFIQSIPLDYFIILCSVLFCLGVMGVLLRKNAIVILGCVELMLNSVNLLLAAFSAYKGNGDGQLLVFFIMVVAAAEVAVGLAIIAMLYRNTRSVDVSIFNKLRG; encoded by the coding sequence ATGGGAGAAGTAAATACATTTATACAAAGCATCCCTTTGGATTACTTCATTATCCTTTGTTCAGTATTGTTCTGCTTAGGAGTAATGGGCGTATTGCTTAGAAAAAATGCTATTGTGATTCTGGGCTGTGTAGAGCTTATGCTTAATTCTGTAAACCTTTTATTAGCTGCTTTTTCAGCATATAAAGGCAACGGAGACGGGCAGCTTTTAGTGTTCTTCATTATGGTGGTTGCAGCTGCGGAAGTAGCGGTAGGTTTGGCAATTATTGCTATGCTGTATAGAAATACCCGTTCTGTAGATGTTAGTATATTTAATAAATTAAGAGGATAA
- a CDS encoding NADH-quinone oxidoreductase subunit J family protein — protein sequence MDQFLFFLVAFLAVASAVYFVFAKNPLYAILSLIVTMFSIAGMYILLNAQFLAIIQIIVYAGAIMVLFLYILMMLNLNKADESKKGNTLKFIGVFTAGLLLVGVLGVFRGVQQNHIVVENVDKGVGLTKNLGRLLFNEYVLPFELASILILAGIVGAVLIGKKDL from the coding sequence ATGGATCAGTTTTTATTTTTCTTGGTGGCGTTTTTAGCAGTGGCAAGTGCGGTATACTTCGTATTCGCAAAAAATCCCTTATATGCTATTTTGTCATTAATTGTTACGATGTTTTCCATTGCCGGAATGTACATTCTTCTGAATGCTCAGTTCCTGGCAATTATCCAGATTATAGTGTACGCAGGTGCCATCATGGTACTTTTCCTTTACATCTTAATGATGCTTAACCTTAATAAAGCAGACGAAAGTAAGAAAGGTAATACTTTAAAATTTATTGGAGTTTTTACTGCAGGTCTTCTTTTGGTAGGAGTTTTAGGAGTATTCAGAGGAGTTCAGCAAAACCATATCGTTGTTGAGAATGTAGACAAAGGTGTTGGTCTTACAAAAAACCTGGGTAGACTTTTGTTTAATGAATATGTTTTACCGTTTGAGCTTGCTTCCATCCTTATTTTAGCAGGTATTGTAGGCGCGGTATTAATCGGTAAAAAAGATTTATAA
- a CDS encoding NuoI/complex I 23 kDa subunit family protein, with protein MKLTNRSKVVSNKEMTLAEKIYLPAIFTGMGITFKHAVRTVIKGAPAVYSYPEVQKPRTTIWRGQHVLKRDEEGRERCTACGLCAVACPAEAITMTAAERTKEEKHLYREEKYASVYEINMLRCIFCGMCEEACPKSAIYLTDRLVDVETNRGSFIYGKDKLVEKINERIDITTRQSEKQKNAVK; from the coding sequence ATGAAACTTACAAACAGATCAAAAGTTGTTTCCAATAAAGAAATGACCCTTGCTGAAAAAATCTACCTTCCTGCGATCTTTACAGGGATGGGGATTACATTTAAGCATGCTGTAAGAACCGTGATAAAGGGTGCTCCCGCAGTATATTCGTATCCGGAAGTACAGAAGCCAAGAACCACTATCTGGAGGGGCCAGCACGTTTTGAAAAGAGACGAAGAAGGCAGAGAAAGATGTACTGCCTGCGGACTTTGTGCAGTAGCTTGTCCTGCAGAAGCCATTACGATGACTGCTGCTGAGAGAACTAAAGAGGAGAAACATCTTTACAGAGAAGAAAAGTATGCTTCAGTATATGAAATCAATATGCTGAGATGTATTTTCTGCGGTATGTGCGAAGAAGCTTGTCCTAAATCGGCGATCTATCTTACAGACAGACTGGTAGATGTAGAAACCAACAGAGGCTCTTTCATTTACGGTAAAGATAAATTAGTTGAAAAAATAAATGAAAGGATTGACATCACCACAAGACAATCCGAGAAACAAAAAAATGCGGTAAAATAA
- the nuoH gene encoding NADH-quinone oxidoreductase subunit NuoH — translation MDLLTFKLILVLALFLLSLTIAAYSTWAERKVASIMQDRIGPNRAGPFGLLQPLADGGKFFFKEDFTPANAEKFLFVLGPALVMFISLITGAVIPWGKSLNIAGTSFDLQVANIDVGVLFIIGMASIGVYGIMIGGWASNNKYSLLGAIRASSQMISYELAMGLALLSIIMMSGSLDLKVITESQTTGKLWGVIPWVSGMNWNIFYQPIAFLVFFVAALAETNRHPFDLPECESELVTGYSTEYSSMKLGLYMFGEYVNMFISNAFMVVLFFGGYNYPGIEWVTQNWGENTAGILSIVAFLTKTVIGILIFMWIRWTLPRFRYDQLMHLGWKTLIPMALVNLLITGAVILAFAN, via the coding sequence ATGGATTTACTTACATTTAAACTTATACTTGTACTAGCGCTTTTCCTGCTTTCATTAACGATTGCAGCCTACTCTACCTGGGCAGAAAGAAAAGTGGCCTCTATCATGCAGGATAGAATTGGTCCTAACAGAGCCGGACCTTTCGGATTGCTGCAACCTCTTGCTGATGGTGGAAAATTCTTCTTCAAAGAAGACTTTACGCCTGCCAATGCTGAAAAGTTCCTTTTCGTATTGGGACCGGCTTTAGTAATGTTTATTTCATTAATCACAGGAGCCGTTATTCCTTGGGGTAAAAGTTTAAATATTGCAGGTACTTCTTTTGATCTTCAGGTAGCTAATATTGACGTTGGTGTACTTTTCATCATCGGAATGGCTTCAATTGGTGTTTACGGAATTATGATCGGAGGTTGGGCTTCGAACAATAAATATTCATTATTAGGTGCTATCCGTGCTTCTTCTCAGATGATCTCTTATGAACTGGCAATGGGATTAGCGCTTCTTTCTATCATTATGATGTCTGGAAGCCTGGATTTAAAAGTAATTACTGAAAGCCAGACTACCGGGAAATTATGGGGAGTTATCCCTTGGGTTTCCGGAATGAACTGGAATATTTTTTACCAGCCAATTGCCTTCCTTGTATTCTTTGTAGCAGCTTTAGCAGAAACGAACAGACACCCTTTCGATTTACCTGAGTGTGAATCTGAATTGGTAACAGGATACTCTACAGAATACTCTTCCATGAAATTAGGTTTATATATGTTCGGAGAATATGTGAACATGTTTATCTCTAATGCCTTCATGGTGGTTCTGTTCTTCGGAGGATACAACTATCCTGGTATTGAATGGGTAACGCAGAACTGGGGAGAAAACACAGCAGGAATTTTAAGTATTGTTGCGTTCCTTACAAAAACAGTAATCGGAATTCTGATCTTCATGTGGATCAGATGGACCCTTCCAAGATTCAGATATGACCAGTTAATGCACTTAGGATGGAAAACATTAATCCCAATGGCATTGGTAAATCTATTAATTACAGGAGCTGTAATTTTAGCATTTGCAAACTAA
- a CDS encoding 2Fe-2S iron-sulfur cluster-binding protein, translating to MSEEVKKFKITIDGQTTEVLPGTSILEAARQIGGKSVPPAMCYYSKLETSGGRCRTCLVEVSKGSEADPRPMPKLVASCRTNVMDGMEVKNLTSEKAQEGRKAVTEFLLVNHPLDCPICDQAGECHLQDLGYEHGVESTRTEFERNTYEADDLGPHIKLNMNRCILCARCVLAANQLTGEREHGILFRGDHAEISTYLNKALDNDFIGNVIDVCPVGALTDRTARFASRVWFTKPMNASCKCDKCSGKTVVWMKGDEIVRVTARKDQWGEVEEFICDTCRFERKSLSDWNIEGPRHIDRHSVISLNHYEKPKDELRVLDNPMAKEISEKDEK from the coding sequence ATGAGCGAAGAAGTTAAAAAATTCAAAATAACTATAGACGGACAGACTACTGAAGTTTTGCCTGGTACTTCTATTTTGGAAGCAGCCAGACAAATTGGTGGTAAATCTGTACCTCCTGCTATGTGTTACTACAGCAAATTAGAGACCAGTGGAGGAAGATGCAGAACCTGTCTTGTGGAAGTTTCTAAAGGATCTGAAGCAGATCCGCGTCCTATGCCTAAATTGGTAGCAAGTTGCAGAACGAATGTAATGGACGGTATGGAAGTTAAAAACCTTACTTCTGAGAAAGCTCAGGAAGGAAGAAAAGCGGTTACCGAGTTCCTATTGGTAAATCACCCGCTGGACTGCCCTATCTGTGACCAGGCAGGAGAATGTCACCTTCAGGACTTAGGATATGAACATGGTGTAGAAAGTACAAGAACAGAATTCGAAAGAAATACTTACGAAGCTGATGATCTTGGGCCACACATCAAATTGAACATGAACCGTTGTATTCTTTGTGCAAGATGTGTATTAGCAGCCAACCAGCTGACAGGTGAAAGAGAACATGGTATTCTTTTCAGAGGAGATCATGCCGAAATTTCAACGTATTTAAATAAAGCTTTGGATAATGACTTCATCGGAAACGTTATTGACGTTTGTCCTGTAGGAGCATTAACAGACAGAACAGCCCGTTTTGCCAGCAGAGTATGGTTTACAAAACCAATGAATGCTTCCTGCAAATGTGATAAATGTTCAGGAAAAACTGTAGTCTGGATGAAAGGTGACGAAATTGTAAGAGTTACTGCAAGAAAAGACCAGTGGGGTGAAGTTGAAGAATTTATCTGCGATACATGTCGTTTTGAAAGAAAATCTTTATCAGACTGGAATATCGAAGGTCCTAGACATATCGACAGACATTCTGTAATTTCATTGAACCACTACGAAAAGCCTAAAGATGAGCTAAGAGTTTTAGACAATCCGATGGCTAAGGAGATCAGTGAAAAAGACGAAAAATAA
- the nuoF gene encoding NADH-quinone oxidoreductase subunit NuoF produces MSKKLLLKDAHIEGIRYFETYRKQGGYTAAEKALKMTPDEILEEVKTSGLRGRGGAGFPTGMKWSFLAKPEGVPRHLVVNADESEPGTFKDRYLMEFLPHLLIEGMLISSYCLGSNTSYIYIRGEYSWIPDILEEAIEEAKAAGFLGKNILGTGFDLEIYVQRGGGAYICGEETALLESLEGKRGNPRLKPPFPAVKGLWERPTVVNNVESIAAIVPIIDITGAEYAKIGVGRSTGTKLISACGNINKPGVYEIDMTITVEEFIYSDEYCGGIKDGKRLKACIPGGSSVPIVPANLLLRTVNGEPRYMNYESLADGGFATGTMMGSGGFIVLDEDQCIVEHTMTLARFYNHESCGQCTPCREGTGWMYKILKKIEKGEGKMEDIDLLWDIQRKIEGNTICPLGDAAAWPVAAAIRHFRDEFEWHVKNPELSQTQNYGLAHYADPIPAVEKNA; encoded by the coding sequence ATGAGTAAAAAACTTTTACTTAAAGACGCACATATAGAAGGTATCCGCTACTTTGAAACTTACCGTAAGCAGGGAGGTTACACAGCAGCTGAAAAAGCCTTGAAAATGACTCCTGACGAAATTCTTGAAGAAGTAAAAACTTCAGGACTAAGAGGTCGTGGTGGAGCTGGATTCCCAACAGGGATGAAATGGAGCTTTCTGGCAAAACCTGAAGGCGTTCCAAGACACCTTGTGGTAAATGCTGATGAATCTGAGCCTGGAACATTCAAGGACAGGTATCTGATGGAGTTTCTTCCTCACCTATTGATTGAAGGAATGCTAATTTCATCTTACTGTTTAGGCTCTAATACTTCTTATATCTACATCCGTGGAGAATACTCATGGATTCCTGATATCCTTGAAGAAGCTATTGAAGAAGCTAAGGCAGCAGGATTTTTAGGTAAGAATATTTTAGGAACTGGTTTCGATCTTGAAATCTATGTACAGAGAGGTGGTGGAGCTTATATCTGCGGTGAAGAAACCGCATTGCTTGAATCCCTTGAAGGAAAAAGAGGTAACCCAAGATTAAAACCGCCATTCCCGGCTGTAAAAGGTCTTTGGGAAAGACCAACAGTAGTAAACAACGTTGAGTCTATTGCAGCAATAGTTCCAATCATTGATATTACAGGCGCTGAGTATGCTAAAATCGGAGTTGGAAGATCTACAGGTACAAAATTAATTTCTGCTTGTGGAAATATCAACAAACCGGGTGTATACGAAATCGATATGACCATCACAGTAGAAGAATTCATCTACTCTGATGAATATTGCGGTGGTATTAAAGACGGTAAAAGATTAAAGGCTTGTATTCCCGGAGGAAGTTCTGTTCCTATTGTTCCAGCAAACCTATTGTTGAGAACAGTGAATGGAGAGCCAAGATATATGAACTATGAATCATTAGCTGATGGTGGTTTTGCTACCGGAACAATGATGGGTTCAGGAGGTTTTATCGTTTTGGATGAAGACCAGTGTATTGTAGAACACACCATGACCTTGGCAAGATTCTACAACCACGAAAGCTGTGGACAATGTACACCTTGCCGTGAAGGTACAGGATGGATGTACAAAATCCTTAAGAAAATTGAAAAAGGAGAAGGTAAAATGGAAGATATCGATCTGCTTTGGGATATCCAGAGAAAAATCGAAGGAAATACTATTTGTCCGTTGGGTGATGCAGCAGCTTGGCCGGTTGCAGCAGCAATCCGTCACTTCAGAGATGAATTTGAGTGGCACGTGAAAAACCCTGAGTTATCTCAGACTCAAAACTATGGATTGGCACATTATGCAGATCCTATCCCGGCCGTTGAAAAGAATGCATAG
- a CDS encoding NADH-quinone oxidoreductase subunit NuoE family protein: MSETIAFKPESLAQVHKIIARYPEGRQKSALLPVLHLAQKEFGGWLDVPVMDYVAGLLSIKPIEVYEVATFYTMFNMKPVGKYVLEVCRTGPCMVCGSEKILDHIRTKLNIKDGETTEDGMFTLKPAECLGACGYAPMMQLGKFFHENLTIEKVDEILELCRQGQVALD, from the coding sequence ATGAGCGAAACAATAGCTTTTAAACCGGAAAGTTTAGCACAGGTACACAAAATTATCGCAAGATACCCTGAAGGAAGACAGAAATCTGCTCTTCTTCCTGTACTTCACTTGGCACAGAAAGAATTCGGAGGATGGTTAGATGTTCCTGTAATGGATTATGTTGCCGGACTATTAAGTATCAAACCTATCGAAGTATATGAAGTGGCTACTTTCTATACCATGTTCAATATGAAACCGGTAGGTAAATATGTTTTGGAGGTTTGCAGAACTGGACCTTGTATGGTTTGTGGAAGCGAAAAAATCCTGGATCATATCAGAACGAAACTGAACATTAAAGATGGAGAAACTACGGAAGATGGTATGTTCACCTTAAAGCCTGCTGAATGTCTTGGAGCATGTGGTTATGCACCCATGATGCAGTTAGGAAAGTTCTTTCATGAAAATTTAACGATAGAAAAAGTAGACGAAATCCTTGAGCTTTGCAGACAGGGGCAGGTTGCTTTAGACTAA
- the nuoD gene encoding NADH dehydrogenase (quinone) subunit D, giving the protein MKDNSLSNILNQYESKEQIDGQLYTLNLGPTHPATHGIFQNILTMDGERILHAEQTVGYIHRAFEKISERRNYAQITTLTDRMNYCSAPINNLGWHMTVEKLIGVEVPKRVDYMRVILMELARIGDHLICNGVTGMDSGAITGLTYMFIERERIYDMYEQICGARMTTNMGRIGGFERDFTPKFHELIKDFLKTFPPRFKEFCTLLERNRIFMDRTIGTGAISAERALSYGFTGPNLRAAGVDYDVRVAQPYSSYQDFDFIIPVGTSGDTYDRFMVRQQEVWESIKIIKQAYENLPEGPFHADVPDFYLPEKADVYQKMEALIYHFKIVMGETDVPKGEVYHAVEGGNGELGFYLVSDGGRSPYRLHFRRPCFIYYQAYPEMITGSVISDAIVTMCSMNIIAGELDA; this is encoded by the coding sequence ATGAAAGATAACTCATTATCTAATATACTAAACCAATACGAAAGTAAGGAACAGATTGACGGACAGCTATACACCCTCAATTTAGGGCCTACCCACCCTGCCACTCACGGGATTTTCCAGAATATCTTAACGATGGACGGAGAAAGAATCCTTCACGCAGAGCAAACAGTAGGATATATCCACAGAGCATTTGAGAAAATTTCTGAAAGAAGAAACTATGCTCAGATCACTACCCTTACTGACCGTATGAATTACTGTTCTGCACCCATCAACAACCTTGGTTGGCACATGACCGTGGAAAAACTGATTGGTGTTGAAGTTCCAAAGCGTGTAGACTATATGCGTGTTATCCTGATGGAGCTTGCAAGAATCGGTGATCACCTGATCTGTAACGGGGTAACCGGGATGGACTCAGGAGCAATTACAGGTCTTACTTATATGTTCATCGAAAGAGAACGTATTTATGATATGTATGAGCAGATCTGTGGAGCAAGGATGACTACTAATATGGGAAGAATTGGAGGATTTGAAAGAGATTTCACACCTAAATTCCATGAGTTAATCAAGGATTTCCTGAAAACTTTCCCACCAAGATTCAAAGAATTCTGTACTCTATTAGAAAGAAACAGAATTTTCATGGACAGAACCATCGGTACAGGAGCTATTTCTGCCGAAAGAGCATTAAGCTACGGTTTCACAGGTCCTAACTTACGTGCAGCAGGAGTAGATTACGATGTGAGAGTTGCACAACCTTATTCTTCATACCAGGACTTCGACTTCATTATTCCTGTAGGAACTTCAGGAGATACTTACGACCGTTTCATGGTGCGTCAGCAGGAAGTCTGGGAATCAATCAAAATTATCAAACAAGCATACGAAAACCTTCCGGAAGGACCATTCCACGCAGATGTTCCTGATTTCTATCTTCCTGAAAAGGCAGATGTATATCAGAAAATGGAAGCTTTGATCTACCACTTCAAAATTGTAATGGGAGAAACTGATGTACCGAAAGGAGAAGTTTACCATGCAGTAGAAGGCGGAAACGGAGAATTAGGTTTCTATCTTGTGAGTGACGGAGGAAGAAGTCCTTACAGACTTCACTTCAGAAGACCATGTTTCATCTACTATCAGGCATACCCTGAAATGATTACAGGTTCTGTAATTTCAGATGCCATTGTAACGATGTGTAGTATGAATATTATTGCGGGAGAATTAGACGCATAA
- a CDS encoding NADH-quinone oxidoreductase subunit C, with protein sequence MTNEFVLEAITREFPESVISSSEPYGMLTIEVKKEDIKKIIHYLKDSTLEINFLTDICGIHYPEFPEKEIGVVYHLHNMMANFRLRLKIFMSRENIEVDSLTDLYAGANWMERETYDFYGIKFKGHPDLRPILNMEDLGYHPMLKEYRLEDGTRTDKDDNMFGR encoded by the coding sequence ATGACAAACGAATTTGTATTAGAAGCCATCACCAGAGAATTTCCGGAATCTGTTATTTCAAGTTCAGAACCTTATGGAATGCTGACGATTGAAGTGAAGAAAGAAGATATCAAGAAAATCATTCACTATCTTAAAGACTCAACACTGGAAATCAACTTCCTTACAGATATATGCGGAATCCATTATCCTGAATTCCCTGAAAAGGAAATAGGTGTTGTATATCATCTGCATAACATGATGGCCAACTTCAGATTACGTCTGAAGATCTTCATGTCCAGAGAAAACATCGAAGTAGACTCTCTTACGGATCTATATGCCGGTGCTAACTGGATGGAAAGAGAAACGTATGACTTTTATGGGATTAAATTTAAAGGGCACCCGGATCTTAGACCTATTTTGAATATGGAAGATCTTGGATACCACCCAATGTTGAAGGAATATCGCCTTGAAGACGGTACAAGAACCGATAAGGATGATAATATGTTCGGAAGATAA
- a CDS encoding NADH-quinone oxidoreductase subunit B, whose protein sequence is MSDKKPVIRTDAPAPEGYEGEGFFATKLSSVIGMARKFSLWPLPFATSCCGIEFMATLNPTYDASRFGMERNSFSPRQADMLMVCGTISKKLGPVLKEVYTQMAEPKWVVAVGACASSGGIFDTYSVLQGIDKIIPVDVYVPGCPPRPEQIIEGVMQVQALAESESIRRRDMPEYQKLLDSYNISN, encoded by the coding sequence ATGTCAGATAAAAAACCAGTAATAAGAACAGATGCACCTGCTCCCGAAGGATATGAAGGAGAAGGGTTTTTCGCAACAAAACTGAGCAGTGTAATCGGAATGGCAAGAAAATTTTCACTTTGGCCATTACCATTTGCAACCTCTTGTTGTGGTATTGAGTTTATGGCGACCCTGAACCCTACTTACGATGCTTCAAGGTTTGGTATGGAAAGAAACTCTTTCTCTCCAAGGCAAGCAGATATGCTAATGGTTTGCGGAACTATATCAAAGAAATTAGGACCAGTCCTGAAAGAAGTATACACTCAGATGGCTGAGCCAAAATGGGTGGTAGCAGTAGGAGCTTGTGCTTCCAGCGGTGGTATTTTTGATACGTATTCTGTACTTCAGGGAATTGATAAGATTATTCCGGTAGACGTTTACGTTCCCGGATGCCCTCCAAGACCAGAACAGATTATTGAAGGAGTAATGCAGGTACAGGCTCTTGCAGAAAGCGAAAGCATCAGAAGAAGAGACATGCCTGAATATCAGAAATTATTAGATTCTTACAACATAAGCAACTAA
- a CDS encoding NADH-quinone oxidoreductase subunit A has protein sequence MNLPESYIPILIQAGVAVGFVAVSLLGAHFLGPQQKKGNSVKNQSWECGVPVEGNARTPFSIKYFLTAVLFVLFDIEIVFFYPYAVNFREFGMEGFLAVLTFVAIFFVAFFYVWKRGALDWDK, from the coding sequence ATGAATTTACCTGAAAGTTATATTCCAATCCTCATCCAGGCAGGTGTAGCAGTAGGATTTGTCGCTGTTTCATTACTTGGAGCACATTTCTTAGGTCCACAACAGAAAAAAGGAAATTCTGTTAAAAACCAGAGCTGGGAATGTGGGGTTCCTGTAGAAGGAAATGCTAGAACACCATTTTCTATCAAATACTTCCTGACTGCGGTATTGTTCGTACTATTCGATATTGAAATCGTATTCTTTTATCCTTATGCGGTAAACTTCAGAGAATTCGGTATGGAAGGATTCCTTGCTGTGCTTACGTTCGTTGCAATCTTCTTCGTAGCGTTTTTCTATGTTTGGAAACGTGGTGCATTAGATTGGGATAAATAA